The following DNA comes from Phytohabitans rumicis.
ACAGCGCGACCGACGCGGGCGCGTCCGGCTCGTCGAGCACGATCGGCTTGCCGGCGTCGCCCGCCTCGCGTACGCGGGTGTCGAGCGGGATCTGGCCGAGCAGTGGCACCGCGGAGCCCACCACCCTGGTCAGCGACTCGGCCACCGTGGCGCCACCGCCCGCGCCGAAGATCTCCATGCGCTCGCCGGTGGGCAGTTCCAGCCACGACATGTTCTCCACCACACCGACCAGCCGCTGGTGGGTCTGCAGGGCGATGGCGCCGGCGCGTTCGGCAACCTCGGCGGCGGCGGTCTGCGGGGTGGTGACCACGAGGATTTCGGCGTTCGGCAGCAGCTGGGCCAGCGAGATCGCCACGTCGCCCGTACCCGGGGGCAGGTCGAGCAGGAGCACGTCCAGGTCGCCCCAGTAGACGTCGGCGAGGAACTGCTGGAGCGCCCGGTGCAGCATCGGGCCGCGCCAGACCACGGCCGCGTTGCCGTCGGTGAACATGCCGATCGAGATGACCTTCACCCCGTACGCCTGCGGCGGCATGATCATGTCTTCGACCCGGGTCGGCCGCCCGTCCACGCCGAGCATGCGGGGCACCGAGTGGCCGTAGATGTCGGCGTCGACCACGCCCACGGACAGCCCGCGAGCCGCCAGCGCGGCCGCCAAGTTGACCGTCACGCTGGACTTTCCGACGCCGCCCTTGCCGCTTGCCACCGCGTACACCCGGGTGCGCGAGCCGGGCTGGGCGAACGGGATCACCGGCTCCGGGGTCGCCGAGCCGCGCAGCTTCGTCTGCAGGGCCTGCCGCTGCTCCGGGCTCATCACGCCGAATTCGATCTCCACGGCGGTGACGCCCGGCACCGCGCCGACCGCGGCCGTGATGTCCGAACGGAGCTTGTCACGCAGCGGGCAACCGGCGACGGTGAGCAGCAGGTCGACCCGCACCACACCGCGCTCGTCGATCACCGCGGAGCGGACCATGCCCAGGTCGGTGATGGGCCGGCGGATCTCCGGGTCGTCGACGGTGGCGAGGGCAGCCTGGATGGCTTCCTCGATGGTGCTTACCGGTGCGGACATGTACGCCATGCTACGTCGGGTCGGATCGCCCACCCGCAGTGGCAAGGTGTGGCATTTTACGCTGCCTGTCGGGCATGTGTGGTCTTTTTGGATATTGTCGGTTTCCGGCTGGACGCCGTACCCCCTCAGGTGCGACGATCGTTGAAGAACGCCGCGCGCCTGGCCCCTTGGGGCGCGCGGCGCCACCCTTTCGGGCCTCCGCGGCAAGAGAACGCCGCGCGCCCGGCCACAGCACCTTCGAGGGGGCGCGCGGCGCCACCCTTTCCGGCCTCCGCGCGAAGAAACGCCCTTCTTCTGGCGCCAACTCCATGATCACCGTGGACTGGGTCGCATGATCCGCGCAATGTCTCGGAAACTGCTGCTTCCCGAGCGCGGGAACCAGCAACTTCTCCGACATTGCTGCTTCTCGCCCCAGTAGGGGTCCCTGTGGGCGAGGCCGGGAAGTTAAGGGAGCCCGCCGTATCGAGTAACGGCCCGCCGCGGGGCGACTATTCGCCACGGTCATGGATGGCCTGGGATCTCGCGGTCGGGTATGCCGGATACGTCCGAGCGGCCGGTCCGCTGCATGGCGACCTTGGTATCCCGGCGCCCTCCCAGGGGCGTTTAGATACCAAGGTCCATTCCGTACGCCCGCCCGGTCTCCCGTGCCGCCATCTCCATGATCACGACAGTGCTGGCACTGCTTGACGGCGCCCCCCAAACCCCTAACTACCCGGAGCTGAGCAGGGGCGCGGTGAGCGCGTCGCACAACGGAGGCGGCCGCGCCGCTCAGTCCGAGTCGCGCTCGTCGTACGGCTCGCGCAACGTGCGTACGGGGGTGCGGCGGCGTTGCATCTCCACCAACTCGTCCGCTAGGCGGGCCAGTTCGGAGCGGATGAAGTCGCGGGTCGCTACCTCGCCGAGCGCGATGCGGAGCGCGGCGATCTCGCGGGCCAGGTACTCGGTGTCGGCCTTCTGCATCTCGGCCCGCCGGCGGTCCTCTTCCAACCCGAGGCGGTCCCGGTCGGCCTGCCGGTTCTGGGCGAGCAGGATCAGCGGAGCCGCGTACGACGCTTGCAGCGACAACACCAAGGTCAGAAACGTGAACGTGTACGGGTCGAAGCGCAGGCTCGCCGGGGCGAGCGTGTTCCAGGCGATCCACAGCAGGATCACCACGCTCATGTAGACCAGGAACTTCGCCGTACCCATGTAGCGGGCGATGGCCTCGGACCACTGGCCGAACGCCTCGGGGTTGAAGCGCGGCAGACGGATGCGGCGCGGCTCGCGCGGCTGGTCCAGCCGCCCGCCCGCGCGGTGCTCACTCATCGGAGCCCGTGTCCCGGTCGCGCCAGTCCGGCGGCAGCGAGTGGTCCAGTACGTCGTCGACGGTGACCGCACCGACGAGCCGGTTGGTGCGGTCCACGACCGGCATCGCCACCAGGTCGTACGTGGCCATCCGGCGGGTGACCTCGACCAGCGGCGTGTCCGGGGCCAGCGGGTCGATGCCGTTGTCGAGCACGCCGCCCAGGATCTCGGCCGGCGGCTCGCGCAGCAGCCGCTGGAAGTGCACGACGCCCAGGTAGCGGCCGGTCGGCGTGGCCATCGGGGCGCGGGCGATGAAGACCTGCGCCGCGACCGCGGGCGGCAGTTGCGGCTCCCGGATGCGGGCCAGCGCCTCGGCGACCGTGCTGTCCGGGGTGAGGATCACCGGCTCGGACGTCATCATGCTGCCGGCCGTGCCCTTCTGGTACTTCATGAGCTGGCGGACCGGGTCGGCCTCGTCGGGCTCCATCAGGTCGAAGAGCACTTCCTGCTCGGCCCGCGGCAGCTCCGCGAGCAGGTCGGCCGCGTCGTCCGGGTCCATTTCTTCGAGTACGTCGGCAGCCCGCTCCCGGTCCAGCGCGACGAGGATCTCGACCTGGTCGTGCTCGGGCAGCTCACCGAGCACGTCGGCGAGGCGCTCGTCGTCCAGCGCTGCGGCCACCTCGTTGCGCCGCCCGTCGGTCATGTCCTGCAGGGCGTTTGCCAGGTCGGCGGGGCGCATGCCTTCCAGCAGGGCGAGCAGGTTCGCCGTACCCTGCGTGTCCGGCACGCCGATCAGGCCGCGCGCGCGGTGCCAGTCCAGCTGGTGCAGGTGGCCGCGGCGGGTCAGGCGGCCGGTGTGTTCGCGCACAGCGACCTTGGTCAGCGACCATTCGCCGGCTCGGTTTGCTTCCATCGCCACGTCCACCACGATGCCCGGCACCTCGTCCGGCTCGATCGTGACGCGCCGGTCGAGCATGTCTTCCAGGACCAGCAGCTCGTTGGGGCGCTTCTCGAAGCGGCGCAGGTTGAGCGTGCCGGTGCCGAGCACGACCGAGTCCGAGTCGATGTAGGTGATCCGGCCCATCGGCAGGAAGATCCGCCGGCGCAGCGGCATCTCGGCGACGAGGCCGACGACCTGTGGCGGGCGGTTGGTCGTACGCAGCCGCGCGACCGCATCCCGGACCCGGCCGACCTGGTCGCCATTGGGGTCGAACACCGGCAGGTCGGCGAGCCGAGCCACGTACACCCTGGTCGCCGTGGTCACGGGATCAGCGTAGTGCCATAGGCTGCCATGGCATGTCGACCTTGGACTACCAGATCGTGGAGACGGTGTTGATCCTGCCGCCGACCGATCCGGCCGCGGCCACCTACCGGGCGCGGATCTTCACGCCGTCCGCCGAGTTGCCCTTCGCGGGGCACCCGAGCGTGGGCGCGGCGGTGGTCCAGTCCGGCGGCCCTGGCCGGGTGATCCAGGAGTGCGGCGCCGGGCTGCTGCCGATCGACGTGACGGCGGACGGCGAGATCGGCCGCCCCTCCACACTGGACTGCACGGTCACGGCGCCGCCGGGTCGGCAACGGTGACCGGCCAAGTCGTCCCGGTCGCCCGGGGCACCCTGTTGATCAGGGATCTACTCCGCTGACACGCCGCGACCCGCCCGAGCCGTTCCCTGATCAACGGGGAGGGCGGGGAGGGCGGGGAGGGCGGGGAGCGGCGCCGCGGACTTTGTGGAGGCGGAAGGGGCGCTTCGCGGGGCGGGCGGCGTCCGAGTCGCGGGGTGGGGCTGCCTCCGAGGCGGAGCCGGGCTTCAGCGGGTCGCCTGCTGGGGTCAGGCGGACGATTGCGCACTCCGCCGCCCAGCGGTCCACCAGGGCGGACGCGGCGCCGGTGGCGTTGAGGCGCTTGGTGGCCAGTTGGGGGCCACCGTGGCCCACTCCTCGCTGCGGGGGTCGACGCGGGTCACCTCGGCCGGCCAGGTCACGATCCGTCCACCGTGGTCGCCGCGCAGGCGCACCTCGGCGGCGGTCGCGATGGCCAGGCCCGGCGCCGACTGCTCGCCGGGGCCGCTCACCACGTACAGGGCGTCGTCGAGGGGCAGGCACCACAGCGCCAGCGCCGGCCCGTCGCCGACCGCGACCCAGGCCACGGACGCCTTCTTCATCGCCTCCGCGATCAGGGGATCCGGCATGGGAGCATCATGCCTCACCCGACGGCCGCGGGCGCCCGGTCGACCAGGCCGACGACGTCGGTCAGCGACGCCACGCTCGGGCCCGTCCACCCCACGTCCGCGTTGAATACCAGGTGCCCGGCCAGGTCGGGGGCGGCCAGCCGGACCGCGGTCATGCCCAGTTCGGCGGCGCCGGTCAGCTCCCGGCTGCCACCGTCGCCGACGTACAGGCACTCGTGCGGCTCCACGCCCAGGCGGTCGCACGCCGCCAGGTAGATCCCCGGCTCGGGCTTGCACCGTCCGAGTTCGACGGAGTAGACGCAGGCGTCGAGCAGGGGCGCCACCGGCAGCCGGGGCAGGAAGGCCGGCAACTCGTAGGCGCAGTCGCTCACGACCGCCGTACCCAGGCCGCGCCGGCGCAACGCGAGGAGAGCGGCCACGGCATCACCGCGCAGCGCGGTGTCCGCGCGCACGGCCTCGACCCGCGCGACGAGCGCCGCCCGCAGGCTGCCGCGGTTCGGCTGGCCACCGGCCTGCTCGCTGACCCAGTGCAGCGCGGCCTCCGCCGATCCGAAGAGGCCGCGGGCCCGGGCATAAAAGGACCGATCGAGTACGGCGACCAGCGCGGCCGGGTCGCAGCCGAGCATCCGGGCGATGGTGGCGTGCTGCGGCCCACGCCGTACCGAACGGGTCAAGGTGCCGAAGAAGTCGAAAAGCACCGCACGGTACGCGGGCATGAAGAATCAGCCTCCGAAGGGGGTTTAAGGAGTTCCGAGGCACGGATCGGGCGAGCCTAGCGGGATGCCTGCACGCGCACAGTCAGCAACTGTTAGTAATGAGATAACTGCAACAAGTGACGTGTGAGGATAAAACACCGTGCATGTTGCGGCGCTCGGCATCGCGGTGATCGCCGTCTCGTCTTCCGCCCCGCTGATCGCGTACGCGGCGGCTCCCGCCCTGGCGATCGCGTTCTGGCGCAACATGCTGGCCGTCGGCGTGCTGGGCCCGTACGCGGCGGCGCGCCGGCGGGACGAGTTGCGCGCCCTGGTCCGGGGCGACCAGCGCACCGAGGGCCGGTACAGCGTGCTGGCCGGCGCCGCGCTGGCGGTCCACTTCGGTACGTGGGTGCCCAGCGCCCAGCTCACCTCGGTGGCGTCGGCGACCGCGCTGGTCGCCACCCAGCCGGTCTGGCAGGGGCTGATCGCGCTCGGGCAGGGCCGCCGGTTGCGGCCCGTCACCTGGGTCGGCATCGGCATCGCGGTCGCCGGCGCGGTGCTCGCGACCGGCGCGGACTTCGGGACCTCCGGTCGGGCTCTCGCGGGCGACCTGCTGGCGCTGGTCGGCGGCCTGGCGGGCGCGGTCTACACGGCCCTCGGCGAGCGGGCCCGCGCGGCGATCAGCACCACCGCGTACACGTTGGTCTGTTATGCGGTCTGTGCCGCCGCGCTGCTGGCGGTGTGTCTCGTGGGCGGCGTGCGGCTCGCCGGCTTCGACCGCTCCACCTGGCTGGCGATCCTCGGCCTGGTGGCGGGCGCGCAGCTGCTCGGGCACTCGATGTTCAGCTACGCGCTGCGAAAGGTCTCCGCGACCACGGTCAGCCTGCTGATCCTGTTGGAGGTGCCGGGCTCGGCGCTGATCGCGTGGGCCTGGCTGGACCAGTTGCCGCGGGCCGCGTCGGTGCCCGGTCTGGCGCTGGTGGTGGCCGGCGTGGCGGTCGTCGTCCTGGGCGGCGCACGCGCCCCCCGCCGCGAGCCCGAGGCCCCGCTCTAAGTGCATGGAAGGGTCAGTGAGATCTTCCACAGGTTGGTTCTCGGGTGGCGGGCACCGAGGTTACCGTTGGGTCACATCGCGCCTTACCGTTCATTAAGGAGCCGCCCGATGGTCGCTGCCGGACGCCCGCGCCGCTCCTGCCTGGCCGTGCCCGGATCGAGCCTGAAGATGCTCGACAAGGCCCGGGGCCTGCCGGCCGACCAGGTCTTTCTCGACCTGGAGGACGCGGTCGCCCCGCTGGCCAAGCCGGACGCCCGCAAGAACATCGTCGCTGCCCTCAACGAGGGCGACTGGGGCGGCAAGACCCGGGTGGTACGGGTCAACGACCTGACCACGCCGTGGACGTACCGCGACGTGGTGGAGGTCGTCGAGGGCGCCGGGGCCAACCTGGAGTGCATCATGCTGCCGAAGGTGCAGACCGCGGCCCACGTGGAGTGGCTCGACCTGACCCTCACCCAGATCGAGAAGACGCTCGGCCTGCCGGTCGGCCGCATCGGGATCGAGGCCCAGATCGAGAACGCCGCGGGTCTGGTCAATGTGGACGCCATCGCCGCCGCCTCGCCCCGGGTCGAGACGATCATCTTCGGGCCGGCCGACTTCATGGCGAGCATCAACATGAAGTCGCTGGTGGTCGGCGCGCTGATCCCCGACTACCCGGGCGACCCGTACCACTACATCCTCATGCGCATCCTGATGGCCGCCCGCATGCACGACAAGCAGGCGATCGACGGGCCGTTCCTGCAGATCCGCGACGTGGACGCGTTCCGCGAGGTGGCGAAGCGGTCGGCGGCGCTGGGCTTCGACGGCAAGTGGGTGCTGCATCCGGGCCAGATCGACGCCGCGAACGAGGTGTACTCGCCGGCGCAGGAGGACTACGACCACGCCGAGCTGATCCTCGACGCGTACGACTTCTACACGTCCGAGGCCGGTGGCAAGCTGGGCGCGGTCATGCTCGGCGACGAGATGATCGACGAGGCGTCCCGGAAGATGGCGCTGGTCGTCGCCGCCAAGGGCCGGGCCGCCGGCATGCGCCGGACCAGCACCTTCACCCCACCCGAGTGATCAAGGGGTCCTTCAAGTCGTTCTAACGACTTGAAGGACGCCTTGATCACGGGTTAGTACGTCGTCGAGGTCTCCGAGTTGATCGCGATGATGATGATCACCACGTAGAACGCGATCAGGAGCACCATCAGCCCGGTGATGATCCAGCCGACGATGATGCCGGCCAGGGCCATGCCGTCGCCGGCCTCGCCCCGCTCGCGGATCTGCCGGCGGGCGACGTGGCCGAGGATCGCGCCGACCGGCGCGCTGATGCAGGTCGCGATGCCCGCGAGCGAGCAGATCAGGGCCGCGATCGCCAGACTGTTCGTGGGACGGGCCATCGGCGGCGGATACCCGTACCCCGGGTAGGCGGGCGGCGCGTAACCACCCTCCGGCTGGCCGGCCTGCTGCTGCGGCCAGGACGGGTCGCTCCAGTTGCCGGGCTGGGGGTACGTCATGGTGATCTCCGTCGTTGGCGAGGGTGCCCGCCAGGGTAGCGGTCGGTCTCCACTCGCCGTGACCCCGGTCGTTGCTCCGATTGCCCGGACCGGGCAGGATCGCGGACATGGATGAGGACGCCTCCACACCCGCGCCCG
Coding sequences within:
- a CDS encoding Mrp/NBP35 family ATP-binding protein; translated protein: MSAPVSTIEEAIQAALATVDDPEIRRPITDLGMVRSAVIDERGVVRVDLLLTVAGCPLRDKLRSDITAAVGAVPGVTAVEIEFGVMSPEQRQALQTKLRGSATPEPVIPFAQPGSRTRVYAVASGKGGVGKSSVTVNLAAALAARGLSVGVVDADIYGHSVPRMLGVDGRPTRVEDMIMPPQAYGVKVISIGMFTDGNAAVVWRGPMLHRALQQFLADVYWGDLDVLLLDLPPGTGDVAISLAQLLPNAEILVVTTPQTAAAEVAERAGAIALQTHQRLVGVVENMSWLELPTGERMEIFGAGGGATVAESLTRVVGSAVPLLGQIPLDTRVREAGDAGKPIVLDEPDAPASVALSAVADRLAVRRESLVGKPLGLRPSRA
- a CDS encoding DMT family transporter — translated: MHVAALGIAVIAVSSSAPLIAYAAAPALAIAFWRNMLAVGVLGPYAAARRRDELRALVRGDQRTEGRYSVLAGAALAVHFGTWVPSAQLTSVASATALVATQPVWQGLIALGQGRRLRPVTWVGIGIAVAGAVLATGADFGTSGRALAGDLLALVGGLAGAVYTALGERARAAISTTAYTLVCYAVCAAALLAVCLVGGVRLAGFDRSTWLAILGLVAGAQLLGHSMFSYALRKVSATTVSLLILLEVPGSALIAWAWLDQLPRAASVPGLALVVAGVAVVVLGGARAPRREPEAPL
- a CDS encoding magnesium transporter MgtE N-terminal domain-containing protein — encoded protein: MTTATRVYVARLADLPVFDPNGDQVGRVRDAVARLRTTNRPPQVVGLVAEMPLRRRIFLPMGRITYIDSDSVVLGTGTLNLRRFEKRPNELLVLEDMLDRRVTIEPDEVPGIVVDVAMEANRAGEWSLTKVAVREHTGRLTRRGHLHQLDWHRARGLIGVPDTQGTANLLALLEGMRPADLANALQDMTDGRRNEVAAALDDERLADVLGELPEHDQVEILVALDRERAADVLEEMDPDDAADLLAELPRAEQEVLFDLMEPDEADPVRQLMKYQKGTAGSMMTSEPVILTPDSTVAEALARIREPQLPPAVAAQVFIARAPMATPTGRYLGVVHFQRLLREPPAEILGGVLDNGIDPLAPDTPLVEVTRRMATYDLVAMPVVDRTNRLVGAVTVDDVLDHSLPPDWRDRDTGSDE
- a CDS encoding DUF1003 domain-containing protein, which translates into the protein MSEHRAGGRLDQPREPRRIRLPRFNPEAFGQWSEAIARYMGTAKFLVYMSVVILLWIAWNTLAPASLRFDPYTFTFLTLVLSLQASYAAPLILLAQNRQADRDRLGLEEDRRRAEMQKADTEYLAREIAALRIALGEVATRDFIRSELARLADELVEMQRRRTPVRTLREPYDERDSD
- a CDS encoding DUF4190 domain-containing protein; translated protein: MTYPQPGNWSDPSWPQQQAGQPEGGYAPPAYPGYGYPPPMARPTNSLAIAALICSLAGIATCISAPVGAILGHVARRQIRERGEAGDGMALAGIIVGWIITGLMVLLIAFYVVIIIIAINSETSTTY
- a CDS encoding HpcH/HpaI aldolase/citrate lyase family protein, with amino-acid sequence MVAAGRPRRSCLAVPGSSLKMLDKARGLPADQVFLDLEDAVAPLAKPDARKNIVAALNEGDWGGKTRVVRVNDLTTPWTYRDVVEVVEGAGANLECIMLPKVQTAAHVEWLDLTLTQIEKTLGLPVGRIGIEAQIENAAGLVNVDAIAAASPRVETIIFGPADFMASINMKSLVVGALIPDYPGDPYHYILMRILMAARMHDKQAIDGPFLQIRDVDAFREVAKRSAALGFDGKWVLHPGQIDAANEVYSPAQEDYDHAELILDAYDFYTSEAGGKLGAVMLGDEMIDEASRKMALVVAAKGRAAGMRRTSTFTPPE
- a CDS encoding HAD family hydrolase, encoding MPAYRAVLFDFFGTLTRSVRRGPQHATIARMLGCDPAALVAVLDRSFYARARGLFGSAEAALHWVSEQAGGQPNRGSLRAALVARVEAVRADTALRGDAVAALLALRRRGLGTAVVSDCAYELPAFLPRLPVAPLLDACVYSVELGRCKPEPGIYLAACDRLGVEPHECLYVGDGGSRELTGAAELGMTAVRLAAPDLAGHLVFNADVGWTGPSVASLTDVVGLVDRAPAAVG